TTTTTAATATGGTTCTGATGCAAAATTTTTCTGGATTCTGTATTTCTCCCCATGTTTAGTTTGGCACTATTTATTTCACCTGGTGCTTTGAAACAGACACCTTTATTCATGAGAAGACTCAACCTTTGGCAGAGGAACTCTAAAATCGAATGCTACAATAAGACCTTGAAAAGCTGAAAGCAACTTGCTACCACCAAATagcagcatttattttttctgagaatCTTTACTGTTGCCATTAGAAGAAGAAGTGATGATGGGATGTGGTACACCCAACACATTCCTGTTAAtgagggaagatgtgaaaattTCTACATGATGTTGAAAAGAAGGAATTACAGAAGAAACAGATCCTATAAACAAAGACATGGCTCTTTCAGTCAGCATCTCACTCTAATAAAGTATTTACGTTTTAGTACAAAGGCTTTGATTTTCTTCCACAGGTTTTTCCTAGCTCCACTTTTTATCAAAAATGTATGTCTACCACAATTTGCCAACTTTAAGGTAAGTTACAACTCCTGACTCAGAATCCCTAACATTTCCACATTTCAGAACACAATTTGACTTTCCTTGCATCTCTGAGGGTCCACAAGTAGGGGAAGACATCCTGGAAAACGGGGCAGGGTATGAAtgagaggagaagaaaagaggaacaaaTGTGTTGTAGCTGCTCGGTGTCAACATCAGGGTGAAACACCCCAATAATTCTGTCTGTACCAAACCCACTCTGGAGCAGATTTATACGACTTAACCAACAGAagtgtggctgctgcaggctcaGTCTGGTTCAACACCAAAGCTCAAAACATCTGAtgctttaaattttattttgggaTATTCATTCTTACTAAGTCTGTGGCTGTCATTCCACAACATTGCATAAAAGGAAACAATCCAGCTGAAATGCAAGGGGTACAAGACCACATCCACTGGGAGAAAATGACTGGAGAAAGCTTTAGACAGTATGAGATGTGCACTGACAGACATGAGTACCGAGACCACAGAAAAGAGAGTTGGTGATAAGGCAAAGTCTGCTGTCAGACTGAAAAACTGAGGTTGGAAAACAGGAATACAAAAGTAGGTCTAAAGTTGAAGCAGGACCACGATGACCAAAATAGTGCCACAGCTTCCCAGACTGATGCCCAGAGCACTTCAGCTCTGTACCCTGGACCAACAGGCTGTGCTGAAAACCCAGCATACATGGAGCTGTCCCTCAATGCTCACACTGGCACACATGCACAAGCAGCCCCGATAACAATGACAGCCTTTGGGCAGgacactgccccaggctggaCACACTCTGGTGAGTTCAGTGCCAGGGTAGACAATCAACAGCCTTACatggagaaaaagggaaaggctGAAGTTTCATCTATCACAGCATGTTTGGCAGATACACCTCTGAGGGCCTGGAATACTCCTGTGGATGATACAGGACCTAAACATGGCATCATGATTAAGATAAGGCACATGGGATTAGAATATGGAATCTGTGCCCCTCTCGGATTGAGCCCCAGCGAGCACTGGCATCTGCACAGGCAAAATTACAACTTGTATCTGATCTGAGACACTTCTCATCAACAGCTCTAAGCGATCTCCAGCTTTAAACAAAATGCTCCCTGTTTGTTTGTGGGACTTCTACTGGCTTCATTCATTAGCAGGGTGTGCCTTTCCTTTTCAGTTGTTTAGGGGGCTCAGTGGTGACAATGCCCCCTCTTCCAACAGGTACGTTGTGAAAGCTCAGTTCTATGGATAAGCCCTTGAAAATCCTCCATTAGAAGATGTCGCAGAACTATCTGTAAATTACAGGAGGAAAACCCCACACAGCTTCATAAGTTTTTGGCCATCagttaattaaattattttgctttagaAAACCACAGTTAGCAGAGGTAATGGAAACCTCACAGTTTGGTATCAATGAACAGAAGCAACACTGGCCTGTTGAGATTGTTTGGAAACTTTAACTAAAACTAAAGTAAACCACAGAAAGCTCATGTTTAAAAGTGACTGCATCCTCCTAACTTTGGTGAATACTTCTATCTAAAAATGTTTATATTAGCTCAGGTGGGCACACGCTTTCATTTCAGTACAGTCCTGCAACCTATAGGTTAAGTTACTCTGTGACTGACATCTGCCCTACACCTCTCACAGTCCCCATATTCCAAATAggatttgttatttttttgaTTCACTTCCTTATATAACAAGGAACAATTATTATTATATCAACTGAAATCTTGCTGTAATTAATACAAGAGAATACAGGAAATTGTTATGAAGAATGATTTATCGTTATCTAATCAAGCTGACTTGTTCTGCAGGTTACTGTTTGAGAGCCAAATCAATGAGTTAGAACCCAAATTTTTACAACTAATTGGCAAAGGTGTTATTTAAACGCAAGGTATCAGATgtcataaaacattttaaatgtttacaATAAGCTTCACTAATTTTGCAGATTAAGTCTCTTAAAAACATTAAAGGTCCTCAAGCTGAGTTATTAATGAACTCCCTTTCTCattacagagaaataaaacGCAATCCTTTAAAAAGAAGCACTCATCTCTAGAAGCATCCTAATTAAACTGGTTCAAAGCATGTGCAACATGACAGTTTTGTATAGGGTTTCAACATTTTAATTGGCAGAAAATGCTTAGAGTTGCTCTAGCAATGCTCTTGGTAATAAGGCAGGGGTCAGCTCTAACTACACTGAGACCACACCACAAAGCAATTTGCTGTCATACAAAACACCCACTGTATCTGCTCTACAGCAATCTCTGAGCAGCTAACAAGACAGCAGATGTGTCACTAGAGGAGATTTATCCATAAGaagttaattattttaatgactCTGCAGCTGTTAAGAACGATTACCAGCAATGCCTTCTTCCCAACAGTTATTAACACCTATGAGAATGCAGTTATTTCAGGCTTTATTTCTAATGATGCTAATATGCACCTATGCACTAATCAATACTCACATTACCAAtactttcattttcaaaatacagaCATTATATCCAagattttttagattttttagtattttaatgCAACTAAACATCAACAGTTCCATTATAATTTATGAAAGATAGCAGTGGCAAATGTGAATTTGAAAAGTACATTCAGTTATGAAATAACAACAACGGATTCTACCCTTAAAGTAACTGCTTTAAAAgtagtaaaaatattttaacttagAACTATGGTGATGAGATAACAAGTCTTCTGTTTTACTCAAggtacacacaaaaaaaattaaaactggcAACAGAAGATTTTGATGTAACACTTTTCATGTACTTAGAGAGAAATAGTCAGAAAAGGGAAGTATCAGAAATGACGATTTAAATGCTCTTGTACTTGCTTATACCTATTTTTTAAGTTCACCAAAAATTATGCATGTCAATTCTACAGACCTGTATCACTGCTAGAATATAAAAATAGTAAGACCTAAATTCTTATTTTCCAGTGAATGAACTGTGATGATGTTGCTGTTCTCTATTCCTGAATTAATATGTCCAGATCAAATTTATTAAGAAATTTAGTGTCAAAGTAACTGCAGCTTTCCAATTTTGAGATAAACACATGGACCACCTCAGTCCCACTAAGAAAAAAAGACACCCACCTGATGCACCTGTTTTATCTTTATTCTCAActgatgcatttttatttcttgtaatATCTTCCAGCTCATCATAGTGTACAATACAAAGCCTTCTCTCAATCTGATAGAGCAAAGCAGGACACATGTACACAAAGAGCTCCGGAGATATTAGGGAGCTGGCTTCCACACCGTAGTACCGTAGCAGCTGTGTAGCATTTAAGCACTGCAAGCAAATTGTACAAACAAATTATTCCACATATGGAAAATGCAGGATATTATTTGAGAACACAAACAAAGCAGAAACTTTGGTCCAAATGTTCCACCAGTgctaaaacatgttttaaacTGATCTAAGTGGTTtatgagagaaagaaacagtaaaaatatCTGCACCACACACCTGAGTCTCCCAACACCTACGTAACATTTGATAAATGTCAATGAAAAGCAGCTTCCGTATTCTTTACACAGTACAAGCaataaagaaaaagcaacaggTGGAGAGTGGAAAAATGTAAATCCAAAATAGGTTTTTCAACACTTCTGTTTACCTACCAACCTTCTGTGTTTTGAGTTTCACTTTTTAATACAGTTTGAAACCTTGAACTTGGCACTCCCTCCATCCTTCTAGTTTAAAATTATGACTTTACAAGGTCCTGCATCTGTAGTTAACTGTAAGGGGAAGGGACTTACGGTGCTGGCAGAAATAATGGATGCAGAAGGACAAACAGAAGAGCTTCCACCGAGCACAGTACTACTGAAACTACACCTGCAATTGCTTCTTAAACTCTTAGGACAAAGATATCAGAAGGGTGCTGAAATGATGCAGGTATTTTAGGAAAGAGTGTCTGTGCAGTTTTCAAAAATGTTAATGTTCTCAGATTCAGAAAGAGTGAGTGTGGTGGCAGTATTCCGGAATATTGGAAAGGGAAAAACCTCCCCTGTAAGCAGGGTATCTCAGAAAGCTTTACGGATCAGATTCGTACGCTATTACACTACAGTCCCAAACACGCCTGTTACTTGAGGGTATGCACCTTCAGTTATTATGTGACAGCACTGAAAGTCAACTAACCAGCTCTCCATTTCATACTCACCTCTTCATGCTTGTGCTCATCTTCACTATGATCCTTGTGGCCACGTGCTGCAGGAAGAGCGTGTTTCCTCACACTGATCTGCTTGTGCGAGGCCTCTCGCTTGCTGGTGTGGCGGTGCCCGGTGGCACTGCCCAAACTGCCGTCCTGGTGGCCGTGGCTGGCAGAGCGGTCACCGCTGTGGTCGTGGTGGTGCACATGCAAGTGAGAGGCATCATGGACATGGTCGTGTTTGTGAACACGGTTGTGCTCGTACTGATCGCTGGGATCGTGCTCTGGAGCATAATCCCACGTAGCGTCTCCCGACGTCTCGCTGatcttcttctgcttcttcttctgTTTGCGTTGTTTCCGTTCTGGCTGATCCTGAGTGGTGTTTGTCTCTGTGGAAGGCTCGTGGCTCTGCTCCGCGTGGTTGCTGTGACTGACGGACTCGTTGCGCGAGTGGCGCGTGCTGTTGTGCTCGTGCCGGTGCGGGCGcgagtggtggtggtggtgacgGCGGCTTTGGTTATGAACGTGTTTGCTGTCCTCCTTCACTGAGGGCACTGCCGTGTCTCTCTCAGTGTCACATTTATGATTTCTCTTTGCAGATGCACCAACCGTGGTCTGGTTTTCTGAATCTGAGTGGCTGTGAGCACGGTTATGAGgatgaaaatgcttttcttcctgTACTTCCAAAGCGTACAAGTGAGAAACATGATCATGGCCAATATCATCATGATTTATCATCACTACTTTTACCTCTCCCAAACCAAGGCTTATTAACAGTTTTTCCAGGCCAAAAAAAGATAACCTTCCATTTTCACCATAGCGATCAAAAATCTTTTCAATGTagtatttttgttcattttctgcTTCCAACGTTGAAAATTTACTGGGCATAGATTCTGTTCCTCCATTCTGGAAGTATGATTCATTTGAGATCTGATAGTCATTATGGTCGTGTACACGATCCTTTTTGGGACCATTGTTGTGTCCATCTCCATGGCAATGATTGCACTGATGAAATATAAATGTCAGCAAACAAATGATGCAAaattttgtgtgcatgtgtacCTTCATCTCTGTTTCCTACAAGAAACACAAAGGGAAGCACTTAGCTGTAAAACAATCTCAAAGTCAATTTATATGGTGTATCAGTTTGGTACTTATGCCAACCGAATCACTCACAAAGCTTTTTAGATACTGGCAATAAAATAATAGCAATTGCAGTACTTTTACTGCAGAAATTGTATTAATGTACTTTTCTTATCCAACAGTAAGACAGACTGGGTATTTTAGAGATATGATTTTacaaacctgggatgcaacaccATACTTACAGGAGATGATGATAAGAAAAAGATTAACAACATTTACAGTCAGTCATACCAGAATATTTTGCGCATATTTTCAGAGGCATCTATACTTAAGGTAACCTATAATATTGAAAATCTTGATAAAACACAAGCtacaaaagaatgaaaattattttaaaataacaatgcTGTATTTTCCTGTTCACAGGGGTGACAGGCAGGTAATACAGCTGAAAACCCACGCACCATTTGTTCTCTTTTGTGCTGCTAAAGTGCCTCCACTAAACAAACACTGCACAATTCCCTATTTTGAAATTGCCCATTATCAATGAACAAATAAGTTGTCATTAACTAACTTCAACGTATTGCTTAAATGTCCATATTTTTAGTACTTTTCACTTACATTGGTTTACTGACTCATAGATCTATGTGGACATCCATTTAAAAGTAGGGTTATATGGAAAACATCTGCTTATACAACTCAAAAAATACTGTTAATGCTGACAACTGTTGAGCTGAAAGCAGTTAGCGCTGATTTTTAGAAATTATATCACTGAGACAATGTGGTTTTCAATTTAGTGTTACATGTAAAAAACTTACAATTCAACACCAGGTTATGAAGAAGACACTGCAAAAGCTTATCTTGTGTTCAGAATTGAAAACAAGTCACCATTTCCCACTGCAGCAAGTGCAAGGATGTaaggggacaggacacaggcCAGCTGTCCTTTAAGCTCTTACCACTGCCAGCGGTTTTATTTCCTGACGTGCACCTTGACTcgagctgctgctggccctaCATTCCCAGGCACGAGTGACCTGCTCAGCGCATCCTAAAGTGCCACTGACTCTCACATGAGACAGGAGAAATTTGGTTGTCCTTCTCAAGCACCCCACAGCTTCTCACTAAAATGTGCTTTGTGAAACCAGCCAGGAAAGTGCTCTACAGCAAACCATAAAGATTTGAAGCCCATCTTACTTTCCCAAAATATCTACTGGAAGCTCCTATACTTGTAAGAGGTTGGTAGAGAAAAGGAAGGAGCTGCCTTCTAAGGACTTTATATGGCAAATAAATATGTCAACACAGAAGACTGGAGAAAAAACCTTTCTCCTGTTAACATCTACAACTCCAAAATATGAAAATTCACTTTCCACTGGAGCTTCAaaaacttaaatttttttttaaacatcaaaACTCTCTTTTGCAATGCTGTCCCACTTAAAAATATAAGCTCAGAGGAATATTTGTCAAATGGAGGCATCTGCATCAAAATAGATTCCATGGACATCAGATAGGTCAATGGCTACTCATTGTACATTAgtggtttatttttataaacaaCTGTTCAATCATCCGTCTGGAATATCCATAATTTATCTCCAGTTCAATCCCCTACATTCCAGTTAGTGATTTCAGCGCTGTGATAAACTTTTTCAAGTAGCTCAGTATGGTAAGTTCATCCCCAAAATTtactgaaatattattttcatatattaatatatataaaaagtaATGCTACTTTTGTAGGTAAAACACCTTTTCTCCCCCTTTGCCACATAATGGTAATACAATCAGAACAAGCAACGTTAAATTATTCTCATTTAAACAAGCATGATCCAGACTAAAATATCTCTACCAAGAAATTCATGACTAAAGCATGCTCATAATCCTTTTCACAACCTCATGATCTTTTCCATGTGACTGTCTCATACAATACTACTAATACATTACTTGGAAACTTTAGTCATGCATCCCTAATTGTGGTGTTTAGCTTTGAATGGTACCTTTTCTCCATGCCCTAATGGTCAAAATAGTTTGTAACCTATGACTGTGATTCATTGCTGAAAAACAAGAGCTGAGCAGTCTCTGACCAGTTTCAAAATCAATTACTTGTCTGTTTTCAGTTAAAACAGTAATAACCTTAGCACAGTATTTTTGATCTTCTATTGTATAATATTCTGTATCTTCCACTGCAAATCTTGTTACGGAAcagatatttaaaaacaaatgtacCCATAATAAAAAGTTTCCAAAAGAACAACCAGAAAGAATtaattccttctttctttttaaatgagcTTGATTATTCTCCAGGCAACTGTAAATACCTGTCATGTTTAACCTGTCAGGCAGCACTCATGTGTATAATACTGGAAAGCTGAAGTCCAAGTTCTATACACTTCAGTGGCACAAAATTGTATATAGCTCATCTCATTAGAGAACATTAGGACCCCTCAAGAGAATATGCAAGGGCAGCCTGAGGACAAGGCTACaccaaagtggaaaaaaattctgcctaTTACTGCTGTCAGCCTTTGCCTAATTCTGTTCACTCGTTCGattccctgctgcctgccctccACAGCTCCTGAGGGGCAGGAACGCGGTCCCGGGCAGACAGGAGGGAAAACAGTCCCGAGCTGTGGGCAGTGAGAAACTGCAGCACCCGGAAAGGGCAGCGCTGAACTAACAGCACCTGCTGCGCCTCCCTGAGCTGCAACAAGAACAAGCAGAGCCCTTCCTGACACCGCAGGCAGCAGGACAAGCCCACCCCAAGCCAAGCTCCACAACTGGAACGTGTACATTTGCAGGGGGGCAAAGATCAAGTGTGTCCCACCAGAAGGCATGTCAGAAAGGCACACgatgctgcccagggcagcccatCCCCTCCCCACACAGCAGTGCAAGAGATCATTCCCAGCAAATGGAGAACTGATTGAActtccacacacacagaggcttCAGGTGAAAGCACCCGGGCAGTCCCTAAGCACAGCTGCCTTCTCTGCAAGGAAAACTCAGCACATCTCCGTGCAAACCACTGTCTGCCTAGGGTGTTTCAGCTACTTAAGCAAAGGCACCTGTGattagtttggttttgtttcttttaaaaatctttgtttttattCAGTTTCCCTTGGATTTCTGAAATTTATCCACAGTGCTTACTATCTATTTCAACTGTTCACTTTATGCCTTAAAGCCTGGAATATCATTTGTGGGGACATCTTTCTTTATTTATCACCAACTGTTTCACTGAGACTAGAAAACTAGTTCAAGAGTTAGGCTTTACTTTGAAACAACAAACTTGGATTCAAACAATGTATTTATACAAAATTCAAACTCAAATGAAAGCCACATCTGTTATTCCAGCATTTGCAGCCCACGTAgtacagcatttttttctgtgtacagTGCCGACAAGAACATTTTAAGTGCCCAACTTTCTTCCCCCTAACCCTTTTTGTTGTCTCCTCCCAACAATTATAATAACCTGAAATATTTGTAATATAAATGCACTGATTTCTTCCCACGCTCCTTCCCCAGTAATTTCAGTTTCGCTCCCTTCAACTTTCTTATCCTTGTTTTCTCTGAAGAATGTTCTGCTCATCTGTGAAAAACATCTTTGACTCCTCTAAGTTGCTCAGCTTGAATGCCAGAGAGAGTAAAGTGCCTTAGCAAGATTTCATGGGCAGCTACAAGTTCCACACCAAACACATGCTCCAGCTAAGGCAAGAGAGAACCCAGAGAGACAAGAGGTGCTAAAAGTAAGGACAAAGCAATATTCTTACCAAACTACGGCAGTCTCGCTGTGAGGCAGTGCAAGTTCAGCACTTGTGTAATTTATTTCTATTAGGAACTTCTCAGAGTAACAGCTCTATGAGAAATGCCAATttcttaaaaagagaaatatttcttgAAATAATTATTGACTACATAAAGACAGTTTTTCTTACAAGTCCTAGAAATTTAACTGCTTTTCTATATTGCAGGTATTCACTCCAATGTACGTGCAGGGGAGATGTATGCAGCTTCCCCCCCCCATCCTGAACTGTGCAATACTTCATACAAatattcagttaaaaaaaaaggctggaaTCTGAAAATCCAAATTAACCTACTctacctttttaaaatttaacatttttagCAAATACTAGAACACAAAATCCTATTAATCTAGCACacatttttaaggtttttttttaaaagttaatgtGAATTTAATATATTGCTGTTACTGAAAGACATTTTAAGAAAGCCATAAACACATTTTAACTAAATAAtaacttgtttttgttttatcagTCTTAAGCCAACATTCTGCTAATGGAAACAGGAAAACATGCTACAGATCAATAAAGTTAAAATTAACCATTTCTAACTTTAGTTCTCACccatctccttcttcttctattttcttccttcttcaaTTTCAGTGAAACAGGTTTGTGGATTTCAGTGAACCTCATTCATTTGAAAACCTATAGCCCAGTAGGAGGGGCACTTTGTAAGAACACACTATTAACTAATTGATCCAAGCCCTGTTTGCCAAGTTAATACCAGATAAGTCTTACAGAGTACAGAAAGCATTTATGCATAACTGAATACACCATGAATACTTCCTAAAAAACTGAACTGTGAAGTATTTGAAAAGCCTACTCCCAAGCATAATAAAATGATCTTGAACTAATACAGTAGCAACCTACCAGCTCAGTTATCCAGAAAGGAACATTTATTCTGAACATAAAAAAACTGGAGAGCCTTCTTCAAAGGGTCAGTTATTTGTAAGAAATTGCTGAGTATGGGATCCTTCTCAGATCTCAAGATAATATAAAAACTTCAGAACACTTGGAAGTTCTGTAAGTACTAGGTCTGCTCACCAAGAATTAATTTGCAGTCTTTCATATATAAACTG
This is a stretch of genomic DNA from Anomalospiza imberbis isolate Cuckoo-Finch-1a 21T00152 chromosome 7, ASM3175350v1, whole genome shotgun sequence. It encodes these proteins:
- the SLC39A10 gene encoding zinc transporter ZIP10 isoform X5; protein product: MFQWETEMKVHMHTKFCIICLLTFIFHQCNHCHGDGHNNGPKKDRVHDHNDYQISNESYFQNGGTESMPSKFSTLEAENEQKYYIEKIFDRYGENGRLSFFGLEKLLISLGLGEVKVVMINHDDIGHDHVSHLYALEVQEEKHFHPHNRAHSHSDSENQTTVGASAKRNHKCDTERDTAVPSVKEDSKHVHNQSRRHHHHHSRPHRHEHNSTRHSRNESVSHSNHAEQSHEPSTETNTTQDQPERKQRKQKKKQKKISETSGDATWDYAPEHDPSDQYEHNRVHKHDHVHDASHLHVHHHDHSGDRSASHGHQDGSLGSATGHRHTSKREASHKQISVRKHALPAARGHKDHSEDEHKHEECLNATQLLRYYGVEASSLISPELFVYMCPALLYQIERRLCIVHYDELEDITRNKNASVENKDKTGASALAVGTMSGDALLHLLPHSHGGHNHSHHHGQGHVHEHRHSHRHGHAHAVHAEGFLEENDPVLKGLLALGGIYVLFIIEHCIRMYKHYNKQKSKQKWCKKTQTEESPIGRKLSDHKLNNRPDADWLQLKPLAGADDSVLSEDRLNETELTDLDGQLEPPAKNYLSVEEDNNLRHSHNDVSHAAQEHELHDSEYDSHGEDKMIARKHSHHWHHKHSHHSHGHCHSGKDLKDTGIANIAWMVIMGDGIHNFSDGLAIGAAFSAGLTGGISTSIAVFCHELPHELGDFAVLLKAGMTVKQAIVYNLLSAMMAYIGMLIGTAVGQYANNITLWIFAVTAGMFLYVALVDMLPEMLHGDGDNEEHGYCPVGQFILQNLGLLLGFAIMLVIALYEDKIVLDIQF